ATCCTGCGGCCCCACGCCCTGATGGAAACGGTTTGGCTGATTGGCGAACCAGTGATCCCAGGTGGTCAATCCTTTGCCGCCGCCCAGGCTTTCCCCTTCGGTTTGCAGCGCGGAGCTGGCGCTGCCCCACCAAAAGTGTTCGGGAAATGAATATTTCATAATGCGTCCTCTTTGACGTTATTAACGTACAGCTTCAGCAGAACCGACGGTTGCCTGAGCTTTTTGCTCTTCGGTTTTCATTAACGAGCGCTCATAGGCACGCAGGAACGGCAAATACATGACTGCCGACATCACCATACAAATCACGCACATCACCACCGGGCTGAACGCCCAGTTCGCCGCCCATGACGCGCCAATCGGAGCCGGAGTGGTCCACGGTGTCAGGGAAACCACCTGCGCCAGCCAGCCGAGTCGGGTTGCAGCGTAGGCCAGGCAGGCATTTACCAGCGGCACGAACACAAACGGGATAAACAGCATCGGGTTCATGATGATCGGCGCGCCGAACAGAATGGGTTCGTTGATGTTAAAGAAGCTCGGCACCACGCCCATCTTGCCGATGGTACGCAGATGCGCCACGCGGCTACGCAGCAGCAGGAAGGCCAGCGGTAAGGTTGAGCCAACGCCGCCGATCAGCAGGTAGTGATCCCAAAAACCTTGCAGATAGACGTGTGGGAGCGCCGCGCCAGCGGCCAGCGCCGCCTGGTTTGCCGACAGGTTCGCCATCCAGAACGGGTTCATGATGCCGGTGACAATCAGCGAACCGTGGATGCCCGCGAACCAGAAGATCTGGCATAGCAGCACGGAGAGCAGAATCGCCGGCAGGGAGTCAGAGGCGGAAACCAGCGGCTCCAGCAGGTGCATAATCGCCTGCGGAAGAATCATCCCGGTTTGCGCTTCAATAAACAGGTTCAACGGATGCAGCGTGCCAATCACCACTAGCACCGGAATCAAAATCTCAAAGGAACGCGCCACGCCAGTCGGCACTTCTTTCGGCAGGCGAATGGTGACTTTTTTCTCCTTCAGCCACGCGTAAACGCGGGTGGAGTAGATGGCGGTAATCAGCGCGGTGAAAATCCCCTGGCCCGACAGATATTGGGTGGAGATTTTGCCGTCGGCATAAGGGGCGGCCACCAGCAGAAACGCCATAAACGCCAGCAGGCCGGACATCACCGGATCGAGATTAAACTGGCGGCCCAGGCTCGCACCGATACCCACCGAGATAAAGAAGGTCATCACGCCCATGCTGAGGTTAAACGGCAGCATCAGCTGTTCACGGTAAGTCTGGGAGAAATCCAGCCAGCCGCGGGCAAAACTGTTGGTGGTATCCGCCGAGAACGGCGGGAAAATGAACACCAGCATGAAGGAGCCGATTATCATAAACGGCAGCGCTGCAGTAAAACCGTCACGGATCGCAATCACGTACTTTTGCTGTCCGAGCTTCGCCGCCAGCGGGGTAATGGACTGCTCAATAACGGCAACCATTGATTGATATAACGAACTCATGAGAACACCTTCTTAGTGTGCCGCGTCGATGAGCGACAGAGCATAGTCCAGTACCTTATCACCACGCTGCATCCCGTAATCCATCATGTCGATGGCTTGTACCGGAATGCCCTGCGTAGCAGCCTTGTCTGCCAGTGTCTTTAACATGTATTTCACTTGCGGTCCGAGAAGAACGACCTGGTATTGCGGAAACTGCGTATCAAATTCGGAAACACCGTACGCATCTATCGTCACCGGTAAACCGCGTTCTTCTGCCACTTCAACCATTTTCCTCACCAGCAGGCTGGTGGACATCCCGGCAGAGCAGCACAGCATAATCTTGAACATCGACAACCATCCTCAAAGTGTAAAAAGTTATTGCGGGGATGATTGGATATCATATGGAAACCGGTTTCCATTTATAAAAGACAGAAGTGTGACACCCATCAATATCCAGTGGTTACGCGGCTAATTATCACGATGTGGGTCACGAAATTTGGCGTTTTGGACATCAAATGGAGTGGAAACGGAAAATCGGTTTCCATAGAAAACGGAAACGGATATACTGCGGATTGGCTATAATGTGAGCCGAAGCGGTAATGGGAATTACAGGGCTGCGTGAGTCCTGTCAGGGGAATATGATGTCTACAATCAACGATGTATCACGTCTGGCCGGGGTGTCCAAAGCCACGGTGTCACGGGTGTTGAGCGGGTCGCGCGGCGTGAAGGAAGCCAGCCGTGAGGCCGTACTGAAAGCGGTGGATGAGCTGAATTATCGGCCCAACGTCATTGCGCAGTCGCTGCTGAGTCAGTCTACGGGGTGTATCGGCGTGATTTGCGCGCAGGATAATATCAACCAGACCACCGGATATCTTTACGCGCTGGAAAAACAGCTCAGCCAGCATCAAAAACACCTGCTGCTGCGCTTCGCCAATACCAAAAGTGAAGTGCTCAACGCACTCGATGAACTCTCCTGCGGACTCTGCGACGACATCCTGATTATCGGGGCGCGTTTCCCGCTGCATATCGATCAGGAAAACGTCATCCTGGTGGACTGCATGGAGTCCGATAATCCCAACAGTATCCAGTTTGACCACGCCTTTGCTGCCGAAACCGCCTGTAATTATCTCACCAGCCAGGGCCGTCGGCAGATTGCCTTAATTCAGCCGCAGGGCAGCGGCTTCGCCGATCAGGTGCTGCTTGGCTACAAACACGCGCTCGAGAAAAACTTCCTGCCGTTTAACCGCAATCTGGTGTTTATGGATGCCACCTCGTCATCTGTGGCATTGCAGGAACTGCTGAACAACGCGACCACCTTGAATTTCAATGCGTTGCTGGTGGCGGATGAGCAAGAAGCACAGCGCGTGATCCCGCAGTTGCAGGCGTTTAACAAATCGGTGCCGGAAGACATCATGGTCTTTAGTCTCGCCGGATCGCTGCATCTTCCGGGGATTCCGACCATTCCGGCTATCGAATATTCAATGGATGCAATGGCGGCGCGGATTGTGGCGTGGCTGAATGAAAAAACGCAGATACTCGGTTCTTACGTGTTGCGCGGCGATTTGATTATCCCGGATATGCGTAAACGCTAATAAAAAAGCGTGAAGCTCGCTTCACGCTCAGTAATCTTCCATGCAATCCACTTTACCCACCGCTTCCCAGTAGTTGTCCAGGTTATCGCGCTCCGTCGCCAGTATCGCGTTTTTTATCAGCAATTTATTGGCCTCGGAGGACATGATCATTGCCTGCCACTCTTTGTCGGATTGTTTGCCCTGAGGTGAACACACTTTCTTGATATCTTTCATCACCGACTGGCGGATTTTTTCCGTTTTAACCGGATCCTGTGTCTCCTTCGCGTGGACGAAGGCGGCGAAAAGCAAACAGATAACCAGACAAAAAAGATGAGCAGCTTTCATAGAAACCCCCGGAAAAAAACACGCATTGTCTTTTGAAATATATCGTTACATTCATCAAAGCGATTCAAGCCGAAAGTATGATTCTGAACAGACACAGGTATGAGACGTTTTAAGCGTAGCTGGAGTTTTTGCCGGACATCAGCGCCCGGCAAAAAGATTTATTGAATGCCGCCGCCGAGCGATTGCCACAGCGTGACGCGGTTGGTGAAGTCGGTTTGTTGCAGGGAAATCAGCGATTCTTGTGCCGACCACAGCGACCGCTGCGCGGTGAGTACCGTCAGATAATCACCCGCACCGGCCTGATAGCTGCGCGTGGCCACATCCAGCGTTTTTTGTTCCGCCGCCACGTATTCCCGCTGGGCATCCAGCTGCTCATTGAGCGTTTCCCGACGCGCCAGCGCATCAGCGACATCTTTAAACGCGCTCTGAATGGTTTTCTCGTAGGTGGCGATCAGCCCTTTTTTTTCCGCTTCGGCATAGCGCAGCTGCGCCAGATTGTTGCCGCCGCTGAATAACGGCAGCGTGATGGACGGCGCGAACGACCACACTTTCAGGCCGTGGCTAAACAGCGACGACAGAGAATCGCTGCCGACACCGGCGCTGGCGGTCAGGGAAATCGTCGGGAAGAAATTCGCCCGTGCCGCGCCGATACTGGCATTGGCGCTCAGCAGATTGTGCTCGGCTTCCTGAATATCCGGGCGGCGCAACAGTGCGCTGGAGCTAACGCCCGCCGGAATCAGGGTGATGGCGTTGTCGCTCAGGCTCTCCAGCGTGCCGGGTAGTAAATTATCCGGCACCGTGCCGCCCGCCAGCAGATTCAGCGCATTTTTGTCCTGCATCACCAGCGTCTGATAACTCGCCACGCTGGCCCGTGCCTGCTGATACACCGCCATCGCCGCGCTGACGTCCGTTGCCGCTGCCACGCCCACCTCCTGCTGACGTTTGACGATTTTCAGCGAGTTCGCTGCGCTTTCCAGGGTGGATTTCGACAGCGCAAGATTGCTGTTATCCGCTGCCAGCGTTAGCCACGCGGTGGTCAGCTCGCCGATCATCGTCAGGCGCGTATTCTGGGCGGTGAACTCGCTGGCAAGCCAGGTTTCACGCGCCGCGCGCGACAGGCTTTGATTGCGGCCAAACAGATCCAACTCAAAGCTCGATACCGCGCCGTTGGCCTCGTCGCTGGTGGCGACCCCGCTCGCCAGCGTGCGGCTGCGGGTGTGGCTCAGTTCGGCATCGACCGTCGGGAACAGGGACGAGCGCGTTTCACCATACAGGGCGCGGGCGGCGTCGATATCGGTAATCGCTTTTTGCACGTCGCGGTTGCTGGAAAGCGCCATCGTCACCACCCCTTTCAGCCGGGCGTCGTTCATCACATTCTGCCACTGGCTCACGACCGCGCTGGCTTCGCCGTGGCTGCCCGGCAGCGTCGCCGGGATGGGGGAATCGGGGCGATGGTAGCTGGGGTCCAGCGACACACAGCCTGCGCTCATCAGGGCTAACACTAAAACAGACACACGAAACATGATTACCTCCGGTTTGCGTGCTGACCGGAGAACAACCGCTTCACCAGTACAAAGAATAAGGGAACAAAGAAAATCGCCAGCAGCGTGGCGGCAAGGGTGCCGCCGATGATGCCGGTGCCGATTGCCACGCGGCTGTTGGCGCCGGCCCCGGTGGCGACCGCCAGCGGCGTCACACCGGCGATAAAGGCCAGCGAGGTCATGATGATCGGGCGCAAGCGGGTCTGGGCGGCGCGCAGGGCGGCGCGTGTAAGGGAGTACCCTTCCGCTACTTTGGCTTCGGCAAACTCAACGATCAGAATGGCGTTTTTCGACGACAGGCCGATGGTGGTCAGGAGCGCCACCTGGAAATAGACGTCGTTGTTCAGGCCGCGCATCGTGGCGGCCAGCGCCGCGCCCAGCACACCGAGCGGGATAACCATGATCACCGAAATCGGCACCGACCAGCTCTCGTACAGTGCTGCCAGGCACAAGAACACCACCAGAATCGACAGGGCGTACAGACTCATCGCCTGGCCGCTGGCCAGTTTTTCCTGCAATGACAGACCGCTCCATGCCCAGGTGGTGCCCGCCGGGAGTTTGTTCGCCAGCTGTTCCATCGTGGTCATCGCGCTGCCTGAACTGGACCCGCTGGCGTTCTCACCCTGAATCTCGTACGCCGCCGAGCCGTTGTAACGCACCAGGCTTTCCGGGCCGTATTCCCAGCGGGTGGTAGCGAAGGCGGAGAACGGCGTCATGCTGTCGTCGCTCCCGCGCACGAACCATTTGTTGAGATCCGACGGCGCGGCGCGGTAATCGCTATCGCCCTGGATGTAGACTTTTTTGACGCGACCGCGATCGATAAAGTCGTTCACGTAAGTTCCGCCCCAGGCGCTGGAGAGGGTGCTGGTGACGTCGCTCAGGGCGAGGCCCAACGAGACGGCTTTGTTGTTGTCGATATCGACCTGTAACTGCGGCATTTGCGGCAGATCGTTGGCACGTACCGCCTGCAGGGAGGCGTCTTTATTCGCCTCGCCAATCAGCTGGTTACGCATTGCCAGCAAGGTATCGCGATCCGTATTGCCGGTCGCCATCAGCTCAAAGGTAAAGCCGTTGCTCTGACCAAGACCGTCGACGGACGGCGGGGTCATGGCGAACACGGTGGCATCGCGAATGCCGCCCAACTCTTTGCTGGCGCGCAGGGCGATCGCCTGAGCGGTGTTTTCGCTCCCCTTACGTTCGGACCAGTTTTTCAGCGACACAAACGCCATCCCGGCGTTCTGGCCGCTGCCGCTGAAGCTAAAGCCTTCGACGGTGAAGATCACGTTGGTGTTGTCTTTCTCTTTGCTGAGGAACCAGTCGGTGACCTGACGGCTCACCTCGGCGGTGCGCACGGCGGTGGCACCGGCGGGCAGGGTGTACTGCACCATGATTTCGCCCTGATCTTCCGTCGGCAGGAAGCTGCCCGGCAGTTTCCACATCGTCAGGGCCATCGCGCCGCACAGGACCGCGAAGATCGCCATCACGCTGCCGGAGCGGCGTAACACCCGCAGGACTTTGTGTTGGTAGCCCTTTTCCGTTTTGCTGTAAAAGCGGTTAAACGCACCGAAAAAGCCTTTCTTGTGCGGCGGCGTGTGGCTCAGTACCGTCCCGCACAGAGCCGGGGTGAGGGTCAGGGCGACGACTACCGAGAGGATCATCGCCGAGATAATGGTCACGGAGAACTGGCGGTAAATCACCCCTGTCGAGCCGCCGAAAAATGCCATCGGCAGGAACACCGCTGACAGTACCAGGGCAATCGCCACCAGTGCGCCGGAGATCTCGCCCATCGATTTTTCGGTCGCTTCGCGGGCGGGCAGCCCTTCGTCGCGCATGATGCGCTCGACGTTTTCCACCACCACGATGGCGTCATCGACCAATAGACCAATCGCCAGCACCATCGCAAACAGCGTCAGGGTGTTGATGGAATACCCGAACAGGGCCAGCACGCCAAAGGTGCCGAGCAACACCACTGGCACCGCCAGGGCGGGGATCAGCGTGGCGCGGACGTTTTGCAGGAACAGATACATCACCACCACCACCAGAATGATGGCTTCGAACAGGGTCTGAATCACATCCTCGACGGAGATTTTGATGAACTCGGTGCTGTCTTTCGGGTAGGCAACGTCATAGCCTTCCGGCATCGCGCGTTTAAATTCAGCGATTTTCTCTTTCACCGCCGTCGCCGTACTGAGCGCGTTAGCACCAGGCGAGAGCATCACCGCCACGCCCGCCGCCGGATGGCCGTTCAGTTTGGCTGTCGCCGTGTAATCTTCGCTGCCCATCTCGACGCGCGCGACGTCACTCATGCGCACCACCGAGCCGTTCGACTGGCTTTTGATGATGATATTTTTGAACTGATCGACGGTTTGCAGGCGCGACTGAGCGCGGACGGTGGCCGTCAGCTGCTGCGCATTCGACGACGGCAGTGCGCCAATTTTCCCGGCGGAGACCTGCACGTTCTGCGCTTCAATCGCGCTCTGCACGTCGGACGGCATCAGCGCGTACGAAGCCAGCTTCGCCGGATCGAGCCAGATGCGCATCGCGTATTCCGCGCCGAACACCTGCAAACTGCCCACGCCTTCGACGCGCGCCAGCGGGTCCTGGACGTTACTCACCAGCCAGTCGGCGATGTCCGAGCTGCTGGCCTTGTCGGTTTTGT
Above is a window of Lelliottia jeotgali DNA encoding:
- a CDS encoding secreted protein; amino-acid sequence: MKAAHLFCLVICLLFAAFVHAKETQDPVKTEKIRQSVMKDIKKVCSPQGKQSDKEWQAMIMSSEANKLLIKNAILATERDNLDNYWEAVGKVDCMEDY
- a CDS encoding PTS system, cellobiose-specific IIB component, giving the protein MFKIMLCCSAGMSTSLLVRKMVEVAEERGLPVTIDAYGVSEFDTQFPQYQVVLLGPQVKYMLKTLADKAATQGIPVQAIDMMDYGMQRGDKVLDYALSLIDAAH
- a CDS encoding RND efflux system, outer membrane lipoprotein CmeC, producing the protein MALSSNRDVQKAITDIDAARALYGETRSSLFPTVDAELSHTRSRTLASGVATSDEANGAVSSFELDLFGRNQSLSRAARETWLASEFTAQNTRLTMIGELTTAWLTLAADNSNLALSKSTLESAANSLKIVKRQQEVGVAAATDVSAAMAVYQQARASVASYQTLVMQDKNALNLLAGGTVPDNLLPGTLESLSDNAITLIPAGVSSSALLRRPDIQEAEHNLLSANASIGAARANFFPTISLTASAGVGSDSLSSLFSHGLKVWSFAPSITLPLFSGGNNLAQLRYAEAEKKGLIATYEKTIQSAFKDVADALARRETLNEQLDAQREYVAAEQKTLDVATRSYQAGAGDYLTVLTAQRSLWSAQESLISLQQTDFTNRVTLWQSLGGGIQ
- a CDS encoding PTS cellobiose transporter subunit IIC, which codes for MSSLYQSMVAVIEQSITPLAAKLGQQKYVIAIRDGFTAALPFMIIGSFMLVFIFPPFSADTTNSFARGWLDFSQTYREQLMLPFNLSMGVMTFFISVGIGASLGRQFNLDPVMSGLLAFMAFLLVAAPYADGKISTQYLSGQGIFTALITAIYSTRVYAWLKEKKVTIRLPKEVPTGVARSFEILIPVLVVIGTLHPLNLFIEAQTGMILPQAIMHLLEPLVSASDSLPAILLSVLLCQIFWFAGIHGSLIVTGIMNPFWMANLSANQAALAAGAALPHVYLQGFWDHYLLIGGVGSTLPLAFLLLRSRVAHLRTIGKMGVVPSFFNINEPILFGAPIIMNPMLFIPFVFVPLVNACLAYAATRLGWLAQVVSLTPWTTPAPIGASWAANWAFSPVVMCVICMVMSAVMYLPFLRAYERSLMKTEEQKAQATVGSAEAVR
- a CDS encoding RND efflux system, inner membrane transporter CmeB; the protein is MFSRFFVRRPVFAWVIAILIMLAGMLAIRTLPVAQYPDVAPPSVKISATYTGASAQTLENSVTQVIEQQLTGLDNLLYFTSTSSSAGSVSINVTFEQGTDPDTAQVQVQNKVQQAESRLPSEVQQSGITVVKSQSNFLLIMGVYDKTDKASSSDIADWLVSNVQDPLARVEGVGSLQVFGAEYAMRIWLDPAKLASYALMPSDVQSAIEAQNVQVSAGKIGALPSSNAQQLTATVRAQSRLQTVDQFKNIIIKSQSNGSVVRMSDVARVEMGSEDYTATAKLNGHPAAGVAVMLSPGANALSTATAVKEKIAEFKRAMPEGYDVAYPKDSTEFIKISVEDVIQTLFEAIILVVVVMYLFLQNVRATLIPALAVPVVLLGTFGVLALFGYSINTLTLFAMVLAIGLLVDDAIVVVENVERIMRDEGLPAREATEKSMGEISGALVAIALVLSAVFLPMAFFGGSTGVIYRQFSVTIISAMILSVVVALTLTPALCGTVLSHTPPHKKGFFGAFNRFYSKTEKGYQHKVLRVLRRSGSVMAIFAVLCGAMALTMWKLPGSFLPTEDQGEIMVQYTLPAGATAVRTAEVSRQVTDWFLSKEKDNTNVIFTVEGFSFSGSGQNAGMAFVSLKNWSERKGSENTAQAIALRASKELGGIRDATVFAMTPPSVDGLGQSNGFTFELMATGNTDRDTLLAMRNQLIGEANKDASLQAVRANDLPQMPQLQVDIDNNKAVSLGLALSDVTSTLSSAWGGTYVNDFIDRGRVKKVYIQGDSDYRAAPSDLNKWFVRGSDDSMTPFSAFATTRWEYGPESLVRYNGSAAYEIQGENASGSSSGSAMTTMEQLANKLPAGTTWAWSGLSLQEKLASGQAMSLYALSILVVFLCLAALYESWSVPISVIMVIPLGVLGAALAATMRGLNNDVYFQVALLTTIGLSSKNAILIVEFAEAKVAEGYSLTRAALRAAQTRLRPIIMTSLAFIAGVTPLAVATGAGANSRVAIGTGIIGGTLAATLLAIFFVPLFFVLVKRLFSGQHANRR
- a CDS encoding LacI family transcriptional regulator, giving the protein MSTINDVSRLAGVSKATVSRVLSGSRGVKEASREAVLKAVDELNYRPNVIAQSLLSQSTGCIGVICAQDNINQTTGYLYALEKQLSQHQKHLLLRFANTKSEVLNALDELSCGLCDDILIIGARFPLHIDQENVILVDCMESDNPNSIQFDHAFAAETACNYLTSQGRRQIALIQPQGSGFADQVLLGYKHALEKNFLPFNRNLVFMDATSSSVALQELLNNATTLNFNALLVADEQEAQRVIPQLQAFNKSVPEDIMVFSLAGSLHLPGIPTIPAIEYSMDAMAARIVAWLNEKTQILGSYVLRGDLIIPDMRKR